One part of the Candidatus Omnitrophota bacterium genome encodes these proteins:
- the cdaA gene encoding diadenylate cyclase CdaA: MMFQKILQDIGHYILLYWRTGVEILFLYYIILTGLRFMKGTRAMPVLKGLVILGVLLFVIPQQLGLEAIIWIMTKLLAISVLAILVVFQPELRRGLARLGQRGMLRGLVYEEEAIAEVVKAVHFLSRRKIGGLIALERQTGLKGLAESGVSIDSQVTSELITTIFMPSTPLHDGGVIIQGSRLTAAGCLFPLSQTSDLEKSVGTRHRAALGLAEETDAAVIVVSEETGNVSMAADGRLFRNVDKDKLHLMLENLFHSGRRRNWLEWPWSGKRE; encoded by the coding sequence ATGATGTTTCAGAAAATCCTCCAAGACATCGGGCATTACATCTTGCTCTACTGGCGCACCGGGGTGGAGATCCTCTTCCTCTACTACATCATTCTGACGGGCCTGCGCTTTATGAAGGGCACTCGCGCTATGCCTGTGCTCAAGGGTCTGGTGATTCTGGGCGTGTTGCTGTTTGTTATTCCTCAGCAGTTGGGATTGGAAGCCATCATTTGGATCATGACCAAGTTGTTGGCTATTTCTGTTTTGGCTATTTTAGTTGTTTTTCAGCCGGAGCTTCGGCGCGGCCTGGCCCGGCTCGGGCAACGCGGCATGTTGCGCGGCTTGGTTTATGAAGAAGAAGCGATCGCAGAAGTCGTGAAGGCCGTTCACTTTCTTTCGAGGCGGAAGATTGGAGGACTAATCGCCCTGGAAAGACAGACCGGTTTGAAGGGGCTGGCTGAGTCCGGTGTGAGTATTGACTCCCAGGTGACAAGTGAACTCATTACCACCATTTTCATGCCGAGTACGCCTTTGCACGACGGGGGCGTGATTATACAGGGCAGCCGTCTGACTGCGGCGGGTTGTCTTTTTCCGTTGAGTCAGACATCAGATCTGGAGAAGTCGGTGGGGACCCGCCACCGCGCGGCTTTGGGTCTGGCCGAAGAGACGGATGCCGCCGTTATCGTGGTTTCAGAGGAAACAGGAAACGTTTCCATGGCGGCGGATGGCCGGCTTTTCAGGAATGTGGATAAGGATAAGCTCCATTTGATGCTCGAGAATCTTTTCCATTCC
- the ftsH gene encoding ATP-dependent zinc metalloprotease FtsH, producing the protein MLQHNRETRMVISAIETERTIRGELADGTGYFVYLPANDPTLVDLLKKQVDLYQVKPPRAFWIHLYSFGPILLFIAFLYFFVYRGPQGGGKLLSFGKSRAREVSSDKNPITFEHVAGVEEAKEELSEIIDFLKDPKKFQKLGGKIPKGVLLMGPPGTGKTLLAKAVSGEAGVPFFSISGSDFVEMFVGVGASRVRDLFEQAKRSAKAGGKGAIIFIDEIDAVGRQRFAGIGGGHDEREQTLNALLVEMDGFGTEEGIILMAATNRPDVLDPALLRPGRFDRQVVIDRPDILGREKILEVHVKEVVLADDVDLKSIARQTPGFSGADLANLANEAALLAARRNKDSVGKSELEEAIERVMAGPERKSKVISQHEKEIVAHHEAGHALVALLVPHADPLHKISIIPRGTAALGYTMQLPLEDRHLMSRTELLARLTVLMGGRASEQIIFDEITTGAQNDIEVVTEGARRMVTQFGMSERLGTIALGKRDSHVFLGRDLLDERNYSEKTAELIDEEVRRIVDGAFEKAKHLLTENVDKLKLLAKELLEREILDSEEVNRLLGFANKQEPAPDPAT; encoded by the coding sequence ATGCTGCAGCATAACCGTGAGACCCGCATGGTTATTTCCGCGATCGAGACGGAACGCACGATACGCGGGGAGCTGGCTGACGGCACGGGCTATTTTGTGTATTTGCCTGCTAACGATCCCACGCTTGTGGATCTCTTGAAGAAGCAGGTGGATCTCTACCAGGTTAAACCCCCCAGGGCCTTTTGGATCCACCTGTACTCCTTTGGCCCGATACTCCTTTTTATCGCTTTTCTGTATTTCTTTGTCTACCGCGGCCCGCAAGGAGGCGGGAAACTGCTCTCATTTGGGAAAAGCCGTGCGCGCGAGGTGAGCTCGGACAAGAATCCTATTACCTTTGAGCATGTGGCCGGGGTGGAGGAGGCCAAGGAAGAACTTTCCGAGATTATCGATTTTCTGAAGGATCCCAAGAAATTCCAGAAGTTGGGCGGCAAGATCCCCAAGGGTGTGCTTTTGATGGGGCCTCCGGGAACGGGAAAAACCCTTTTGGCCAAGGCCGTGAGCGGTGAGGCCGGGGTACCGTTTTTTAGTATTAGCGGTTCGGATTTTGTGGAGATGTTTGTGGGTGTAGGCGCAAGCCGGGTCCGTGATCTGTTTGAGCAGGCAAAGCGTTCAGCCAAGGCAGGGGGCAAAGGCGCGATCATATTTATCGACGAGATCGATGCCGTGGGCCGGCAACGTTTTGCCGGCATCGGGGGCGGCCATGATGAGCGGGAGCAAACCTTGAATGCCCTGCTGGTGGAGATGGACGGCTTTGGGACTGAAGAGGGGATTATTCTCATGGCAGCCACGAACCGTCCGGATGTCCTGGACCCGGCTTTGTTGCGGCCGGGCCGGTTTGACCGGCAGGTGGTTATTGACCGGCCGGATATTTTGGGCCGGGAGAAGATTCTTGAGGTGCACGTCAAGGAAGTGGTGCTTGCCGATGATGTGGATCTTAAATCCATTGCACGGCAGACCCCCGGATTTTCCGGGGCGGATTTGGCCAACTTGGCCAATGAGGCGGCGCTCCTGGCCGCGCGCCGCAATAAAGATTCCGTAGGTAAGTCAGAGCTGGAAGAGGCTATAGAGCGCGTCATGGCCGGTCCGGAACGCAAGTCCAAGGTCATTTCCCAGCACGAAAAGGAGATTGTGGCCCATCACGAGGCCGGTCACGCTTTGGTTGCCCTGTTGGTTCCCCATGCGGATCCGCTCCACAAAATTTCCATCATTCCCAGGGGCACGGCTGCGTTGGGTTATACGATGCAACTGCCTTTGGAAGATCGTCATCTCATGAGCCGCACCGAGCTTCTTGCGCGTCTTACGGTTTTGATGGGCGGCCGGGCCAGCGAACAAATCATTTTTGACGAGATTACTACGGGTGCCCAGAACGATATCGAGGTGGTTACAGAGGGGGCGCGCCGGATGGTCACTCAGTTTGGGATGAGTGAACGCTTGGGGACCATTGCTTTGGGTAAGCGGGACAGTCATGTGTTCCTGGGGCGCGACTTGCTGGATGAAAGAAATTATAGCGAAAAAACCGCGGAGCTTATCGACGAGGAGGTGCGGCGCATTGTCGACGGGGCTTTTGAGAAGGCTAAGCATCTGCTGACCGAAAACGTGGATAAGTTGAAGCTTCTGGCTAAGGAACTCCTGGAGAGAGAAATCCTCGACAGTGAAGAGGTTAATAGGCTGTTGGGCTTTGCCAACAAGCAAGAGCCTGCGCCGGATCCTGCGACCTGA
- the folP gene encoding dihydropteroate synthase encodes MSQPVSSDTALPRVRRPHHKWRCRDRVIELGERTQIMGVLNVTPDSFSDGGRFVDASAALAQARLLVEEGADILDIGGESTRPGSAPVSLDTELGRILPVVEAVVSELPVVISVDTRKAEVARQALHAGAHLVNDISALEFDPQMAGVVRDFGAGLVLMHMQGSPESMQQDPYYEDVVTEVLEALRTSVQNARKAGIPRECLAVDPGIGFGKTVEQNLQLLAGLPFFQEVNVPVLVGTSRKSFIGKILNREVEDRLPGTLASVTLAVAYGAHIVRVHDVAACGDAARLAEALINTWV; translated from the coding sequence ATGTCCCAACCTGTATCCAGTGATACGGCTCTTCCCAGGGTCCGGCGTCCCCACCACAAGTGGAGATGTCGCGATCGCGTAATCGAGCTTGGTGAGCGCACTCAAATCATGGGTGTGCTCAATGTGACTCCCGATTCTTTTAGCGACGGAGGGCGCTTTGTCGATGCTTCTGCCGCATTGGCCCAGGCCAGGCTCCTCGTGGAAGAGGGGGCGGACATTCTCGATATCGGCGGGGAGTCCACGCGTCCCGGGTCTGCCCCGGTTTCTCTGGACACGGAACTCGGGCGGATTCTCCCTGTGGTGGAGGCTGTTGTTTCTGAGTTGCCGGTGGTGATCTCCGTGGACACGCGCAAGGCCGAAGTTGCACGACAGGCCCTGCATGCCGGCGCTCATCTGGTAAACGATATCAGTGCCCTGGAGTTCGATCCCCAAATGGCCGGAGTGGTAAGGGATTTTGGGGCGGGGCTTGTCCTCATGCACATGCAGGGATCGCCTGAGAGTATGCAGCAGGACCCGTATTATGAGGACGTAGTTACGGAAGTTCTTGAGGCCTTGCGTACTTCAGTGCAAAATGCACGAAAGGCGGGAATCCCCCGGGAGTGTTTGGCTGTAGACCCGGGCATTGGTTTCGGCAAGACTGTCGAACAGAATTTGCAGCTTCTGGCCGGGCTTCCATTTTTTCAGGAAGTGAATGTACCTGTTTTGGTGGGTACCTCCCGCAAGTCCTTTATCGGCAAAATCCTTAATCGCGAGGTTGAGGATCGCCTGCCTGGGACATTGGCTTCTGTCACGCTTGCTGTAGCGTACGGGGCTCATATTGTGCGGGTGCATGACGTTGCTGCTTGCGGAGATGCCGCGCGGCTGGCGGAAGCCCTGATCAACACTTGGGTGTAA